In Juglans regia cultivar Chandler chromosome 13, Walnut 2.0, whole genome shotgun sequence, the following proteins share a genomic window:
- the LOC109003797 gene encoding protein CDI-like: MSSSNGKVHSKTCNGGNANKPFKIFVGYDSREDIAYQVCRNSILKRSSIPVEIIPIIQSDLRKSGLYWRVRGQVESTEFSFTRFLTPYLANYEGWAVFVDCDFLYLSDVKELKDMADDRYAIMCVHHDYTPKESTKMDGAVQTVYPRKNWSSMVLYNCGHPKNRVLTPEVVNTQTGAFLHRFQWLEDDDIGSIPFVWNFLEGHNKALENDSTTFPKAIHYTRGGPWFEAWKNCEFADLWVNEMLEYTKEAKKNIDE; encoded by the coding sequence ATGAGTTCGAGTAATGGGAAGGTTCACTCAAAGACTTGTAATGGAGGAAATGCGAATAAACCCTTCAAGATCTTCGTGGGTTATGATTCACGCGAGGATATTGCCTACCAGGTCTGCCGCAACTCGATCTTGAAGCGGTCCTCGATTCCCGTTGAGATCATACCGATAATACAATCAGATCTGAGAAAAAGTGGTTTATATTGGCGCGTAAGAGGCCAAGTCGAGAGCACTGAGTTCTCCTTTACTCGGTTCTTGACACCATACTTAGCCAATTATGAGGGTTGGGCAGTGTTTGTGGACTGTGATTTTCTGTACTTGTCAGACGTTAAGGAATTGAAGGACATGGCCGATGACAGATATGCAATTATGTGTGTTCACCATGACTATACCCCAAAAGAATCCACGAAAATGGATGGTGCGGTGCAAACAGTGTATCCTAGGAAGAATTGGTCTTCCATGGTGCTTTACAATTGTGGACATCCCAAGAACCGGGTTTTGACCCCTGAGGTTGTGAATACACAAACGGGTGCTTTTCTTCATCGGTTTCAGTGGCTGGAGGATGATGATATTGGTTCCATACCAtttgtttggaattttcttGAGGGCCATAACAAGGCCCTTGAGAATGATTCCACGACTTTTCCCAAGGCGATACATTATACACGGGGAGGGCCATGGTTTGAGGCTTGGAAGAATTGTGAGTTTGCAGACCTTTGGGTAAATGAAATGTTGGAATACACGAAGGAAGCAAAGAAGAATATTGATGAGTAG